In Candidatus Izemoplasma sp., the genomic window TAACCACTCATTTTTCATTGTATCTTTTAATTTAGAATTATCTTCTATTTCTTGTGGATACACAGCATCAATTAATGTTAATGTTCTGACATAACTTTCATAATCACTTGTAAAATACCACGCGACTGCTCCTCCTAAAGAATTGTCTGCAATCTCAACTTTATCAATATTCAACGTATCTAGCAAGTATTTTATTACCTTAGCACTTCTTTCATAACTGGTTATATGATCACTAAAACCCTCACTTAACCCAAAATATGGTAAGTCAGGCATTATTACACGATATCCTTTTTCAACTAAACTATTAGCCCAGGGTAAAAAGGTATGTGATGACGAGAAAGACCCGTGGATAAGCAAAATAACCGGATCCTCTAATGCGCCTAGATCTTGGTAATGAATTTGTACTGGAAACGATGTATTGTCTTCTTCTATAGACACATCAATATAATGTGAATGCTCAGTAAAGTACTCGTCTTCTAGTGTGTCTAAATCAACATTAGGTCTAATCATAGATACCACTAGAACAAGAGATAATATCATAATGATTAGCAAACTCTTTAGTACATATCTCCTATGCTTATTCATGTAATCACCCTCTATAAATCAATTATACAAGATAACTATCCACATGAAAATAAAAAAACAAGCCTTGATGGCTTGTTTATAATCAAATGGTGACCCGTACGGGATTCGAACACTTGAATGCATGCGTGAAAGGCATGTATAATAACTATTAACAAAGTACTAATAAAGCCATATTAAACTATTATATATAGCAATGACCCTAAAAATGACCCTAATTTTGATTCGCTACTTGTTTTTTTCAATATTATCTACTAATAAGATAACCTTCATATCCTATTTGAGAAATCTGCTGCTTTTAGTTCTGCACTATGCAATATTGATAAAGCAAAGAATACTCTCTTACCTAATTAATACAATTAATTTTAGAAAAAAACAAGAAATTCTGTTTTGGCACTAAAAAAATTTGTATATATTATTACGTATAATTAAATAAGTAAGCAATAAAAAGCTAAGCAGAATTTTTGACATCCATAAATATAGTTAACTATTTAAAAATTTGCAGTAAAAAAGCTATCCGCTTTACCGGCTAGCTAAATTAATATCTCCTTCTACGACTATTGGTAGATGAGCTAATTGTATTATACCACCTTATACTAAAAGTGTCAAATATGACCCTTATCCATACTTAAAATAATCTTCTAAATACTTCTTATGTTGTCTTGTATTGCTTTCAGGAACATAAAATGCTGTTATTAGTTCAAAAACATTCCTTTTTTCTTTAAGAACAATAACGAAACGATCCTCAACCATATAAATATGTTCGCGTTTTGTTTCTGGATTAACCCAATTTAATATCCCCTCACAACATTTAAAAGTACAATTGTAATTATCTATTATGGGTTTTATCCAGTTTATTCTTGTAGCCCTATAAACGTCAAGCGTTCTAGATCCTTTTTTTCCATAAGTTGTAATATGATAAAATCCTTGTTCACGATCTTCTTCTAAAGGTCTAACGAAGAAAAATACTGGTTTTGTCTTAAAAATTATTTTGTTATTAAATAATGTCCTTTGGAAATAATCGTAAATGTCAGACATGAATTCTTCTTCTGTTTCATAGGAGTGATAATCATAAGGTTCTGGAAGTAGTTTGCAAAAGCACATAGTTACTTCTTTCCATTCCATGTGAAAATGTTTATCTTTTGTGATTGGTAAGCTGTTTTCTTAAAAAAATTAACTCCAAATTTACTCTCTAAATAATTCATTACTTCCAACTTAGCTTCGCTCGATTTTTTATCACTATATTTATAACCTGC contains:
- a CDS encoding alpha/beta hydrolase, which encodes MIRPNVDLDTLEDEYFTEHSHYIDVSIEEDNTSFPVQIHYQDLGALEDPVILLIHGSFSSSHTFLPWANSLVEKGYRVIMPDLPYFGLSEGFSDHITSYERSAKVIKYLLDTLNIDKVEIADNSLGGAVAWYFTSDYESYVRTLTLIDAVYPQEIEDNSKLKDTMKNEWLAELLSLMTPRFIVKRFLLTAYGNDTNMTEDILDRYYDLLRKDGTRKSILINTRVRQTQDFYEEKLSNIIVPKYIMWGKKDSWISVETVNLFQDTMDIPEKNIIIYDDLGHVPMEENPSDTLLDFLSFIE